The stretch of DNA ACTAGTAGCTCCGTGCATCTTGTGTGCTCGTCCAGTAGCCTGCACTGGCTGTCAAAGGTGTGAGTTTGACACTGCTCGATGAATCGATCCATTGTATTAACTTGCCAATTCTGTAAACAAAACCTTTATCTTCACAGGCTCCTGAAGTTCTAACGAAGAACCAGATCCCGGCTTACTACATTGATGAGCATGCTAGGCGTGAGAAGCTCCCTATGGTCCTTGGGGCATATGCACAACAGTTTAGGAAGGACTTCAGACATTTCCTGAAGCTGAGAGCCAAAGAATTAGTCCCGGGAGGACAGATGGTTGTTTCCATTATAGGGAGGCATTCTGATGGCTTCGCCCCCTTCCACATCTGGGGCATTCTTGCTCAAGTTCTAAGCCTTATGGCCTCAGAGGTACAAATTCTTAGTTTTTAGCATAGAATTTTATCATTTGCGGACGAAGGCACAAGTAACTGATCTTTCGCGATGATCGTCAGGGTGTAATCGACAAGGCGAAGTTTGATTCTTTCTATGTGCCAGTCTATGGGCCTTCGAAGGAAGATATAAGGGAGGTCATCCAAGAAGAGGGGTCCTTTTCGATCAAGGAGTTTCTGGTGCATGACTTTTTAAGCGGCTTGGACAACACGCTCGTCACCCCAAGCTGGATCGCCAACCAGATAAGGGCCGTGTATGAGCAGATAGTGGTGCAGCATTTTGGAGATGTCATGGACGAATTCGTGAGGATCGCGGAGCGGCGCTGGAGCCTGGACAGAAGCTTGCTGCAGGAAGAGCATGCCGGATTAGCTATGCTGACTCTGTCGGTCACCAAGCCATGATGGATTGATGATCGTGGCCGGTGGTGTGACTGCTTGCTTTCCCAAAGGGGTTTGCCACATTGGATGAGATTGAACCATGAATTCCTTTAAGGCAACAATGTCAACAGTTTCCTTTGGTTTGTTATCCAGGATGATGAGTTGGTGGCCGGTCTATGTGATTGCTTTTAGAAGGCAATGGTGTGTTCACACCTTATTAATCGAACTTGTTTAGAAGGCAACCGGAGTCGGCTTTCTTGCGTCATGCTATGTTATTGCTTCTCTTCTATGTTTATAGATTTTATACATTTCTATTATTCTGTCGTTTGAATATAGTATCTTATATATTGTAAAAATGCGTGACTTGTTTGCCCAAGTACATGTTTATGCCGCGACCTTATTCTAGCCTTCAGTTATTGCTCGAGCTTGTTTTTCATCGTCTTAACTCTGAAGGTGTCTTTACACGTTTGACCTTAATTCAGGCCCGTGACTATTACTGTATTCTTATTTTGTCCTTAATTAAGTTCCTGACTCTCTGTTCGATCAGCCCAACATAGTGATCAGGGTCAGGGCTAACGGGCTAACGACTGGTTTGGTAATGCCCGCATAGCGCTCGAGGAAATGCCAGAGTAAAAACTTGAAGATGCTCCTCAGGTAATTAAAATCTTTCGCCATGGGCGGATGGAAGAAGTGGTACCGGAACCGGACTGTGTAGTGGTTGACATCCATGGCGATACCAAGCTGGGAGGatgagagaaacagaggagggggaagaaGTGGTATGCACTTACGTCTAGTTGgcttgtttgtttttatttttaggAAAAAATATATATCACTTGCTCAAATACTCTTTCACTGTTTTAGCCAAGAATTCCGTTCTTTTTTCATCCGACAATGCAACTGAGGTTGACGTCGAAGTTTTGCAGAGATTTAGGATGTAACCCTTCTGCTCATATGATAGatttttttcgacaaagggtgaactttattggctcaaaatggagcatcaagagaatacataacacaataagcacacacccggcctctgcataactaggatgcacacagccaacccaACACACTCACGCGGAAACATACCCGCAACTAGCAAAGTCATAAGACCAAAAGCTATGTGCGGGCGAGAAAAAAGGAGGGAAAAAACGATCAGATCAGTGATCGACAAACTACAACTGAGACCATATTCGCACCAACCATTGACACCACATGATGACGAGGAACTTCAACAGTAACGCCTTCACGAAGGAAGCGACACTCAAGCGCCGCCGTCACCGGATCTAACCACAAAGGGCCAGAATCtaagttttcaccctgaagaatcagtACGAGCAAATCCGAGCAATGCCTCCAACAAGGTAACGACAtaaaaacatcgccattgccaggtgTAACCACTCGGATCTGACCTAGGCTTTCGCCCCGGAGCTCGAGACCTGGTGCGTGCAGCACCACCATCCAAGTCACACAAGTGTTGTCGCCACCGCTTTTCCGCAATCCCAGCAGCTACAATTGGACCGCCGCCACTCCACAACTTACCCTCTGCGTCAAGTCATCGTCCATAATTCGTATCACACCACTGAAGTCATCAACTAGATCAAGAGATAAAACCTCCCGAACTCTTTTCGATGACCTGCGCAGTCGTGGATCCGTAGGAAGTCTCAGGAGAACAATCTACGAACACCACCATCTGACCGATCTGATCTAGATCAGCACCACCAACCGAAAAACGTAGCGTTGCCGTTCGGCTGGCACACGCGGAAGGCCGGCACATCGCTGCGGCCCCACATGCCCAGCACAACAACCCTACAGCCGCGGTCGACCCCTCGCGTCATCCCGGCGTCAGATCCTTGTAGTCATGGCCGCAGATCGGGGAAGTCGTCGCAGCTCCACAAGGGTAGCCCCAAGGCCAGCCGAGGAGGACATCAGCCCCAACCCCGGGTCCAGCGCCAGCAGGAGAGACGCGCCGGCGACAGGACAGACCTCGCCGGGCCGAGATCTGGAGCGGAAATCGGACGGGGAAGGGAGCAGGGGGAGGTCGGTCGGGGTGAGGAGAAGGTCGCCGCCAGAGACGCGCCGACGGAGGGCGGATCGGGCGTCGGAGGGCAGAGAGGACGGCGGACGGGCGTGACGACGGGGAGGCCGCAGCCGGAGgaggcgccccgccgccaccatcctggGAGCCGGCGCGGgctgggggcgcaccggcgctaaaccacGCACTAGGGGCTTGAtgcccccagtcgcggcgcccacggttAGTCAAAAAAGTCAAAGACGGCGCAAAAACGGCTCAAATTTAATGCAAACATCAgcgagttcgttcaaacttaaacatattttacaaaaaaagaaaaaactgccgcgggctacccccgccgtctccctcgccgcccgcctcgccgcccgcccacgcggttctacatgccgagggggctgtagaaccgcgtgtagtcaccgccgtcgtcgtcatcgtcgttgtcgtcgtcgccgACCCGCCTACGCCTCCGCCCTCCCTGCtacatccctcccccggttggcgcggcgggttggatggtccgggggcgtcgtcgtcgtcgtcgctgtcgaggaccacgacgccgtgctcgtcctcgcgcccacgcttgcgggcggcgatctcctccatggcccggcgctgccggaccatctcgtcgcggaggtagttgtcccgcgcccaccgcatggcgtcctcgtcggagaagccgcgccgggctatctcctcgtactccgcggggaagccgggctccggcttgggctcgacgaggacgaagcggccggtgggtggagaggcgttggcgccgatgcggacgccggagctgcgggtgcgcgcgctgaccggCGTGCCCTTGGGCTCCgtcttgacggggcggaggcagggcgagccgccggacgaggaggaggaccccccggtctccatgcgcctcggggtccaggagcttccccggcggcgtgagaaggaagggggatcggggtactcgaggcgcggcgtgttgccgccctcgatgtactcgaggacggcctccaatgtgcgcccgggcacgccccacgaccgatgccggccggcggcgttgagcctgccggagggaaCGACGCCGTTGATGGCCTCGAGCTGCTGtgcgtgacggcggcggaagtaagggtcccagagcgggctgtcggggacgtaccgtggcccctccctcgccgcacgcggtAGGTTcgcgcggatgcgtgcgatctccgcacgccgcgccgcgccggtgggtaccgggggcaccggcacgccgcccgcgctgatcctccacgc from Triticum aestivum cultivar Chinese Spring unplaced genomic scaffold, IWGSC CS RefSeq v2.1 scaffold51806, whole genome shotgun sequence encodes:
- the LOC123176309 gene encoding anthranilate O-methyltransferase 3-like; this translates as SSLLPDKMVIADLGCSSGPNALALVSVAVEAIHGYCLQLQQPPPELCVFLNDLPDNDFNTVVKSLVTIRRCNGPVVVTGIAPGSFYERLFTSSSVHLVCSSSSLHWLSKAPEVLTKNQIPAYYIDEHARREKLPMVLGAYAQQFRKDFRHFLKLRAKELVPGGQMVVSIIGRHSDGFAPFHIWGILAQVLSLMASEGVIDKAKFDSFYVPVYGPSKEDIREVIQEEGSFSIKEFLVHDFLSGLDNTLVTPSWIANQIRAVYEQIVVQHFGDVMDEFVRIAERRWSLDRSLLQEEHAGLAMLTLSVTKP